A genome region from Bacteroidia bacterium includes the following:
- the gatB gene encoding Asp-tRNA(Asn)/Glu-tRNA(Gln) amidotransferase subunit GatB translates to MKYKAVIGLEIHVQLNTITKAFCGDANLYGEAPNTLVSPISLGHPGTLPMHNIKAIENATKLGLALNCRITRINQYARKNYFYADLPKGFQITQDKTPLCTGGFVEITDTEGKPKKIHLTRIHMEEDTGKSMHDQDIYDTLVDYNRAGVPLVEIVSEPEIANGDEAYQYLAEIRRLVRYLDVCDGNMEEGSMRCDANVSVMLADSNEYGTKVEVKNMNSMTNVKKAIEFEIQRQIECLESGQTIVSETRSFNAAKSNTVSMRSKESAQDYRYFPEPDLPPFVVTDEFLSKMKSALPELPKILYQRLQTDFNLPAYDAGVLTEDKATAEYYLALIKDCSNYKAASNWVLGPVKSWMNENAKSIKEFPITTHKLAALIALVDNNTISHTAASGPVFTQLVKEPNDNPLTIAEGLNLIQTSDTGLLEGFIVETLSKYPDKVSEYKAGKKGLLGLFVGEVMKLSKGSADPKKVNELLTKALN, encoded by the coding sequence ATGAAATATAAAGCGGTAATTGGATTAGAAATCCATGTTCAGTTAAACACAATAACAAAAGCATTCTGCGGTGATGCAAACCTCTATGGCGAAGCCCCCAATACACTTGTAAGCCCAATCAGTTTGGGGCATCCCGGAACCTTGCCAATGCACAATATAAAAGCAATTGAAAATGCCACCAAACTTGGATTGGCTCTTAATTGCCGGATTACACGCATTAACCAGTATGCACGTAAAAACTATTTCTACGCTGACTTGCCAAAAGGCTTTCAAATCACACAAGATAAAACACCCTTATGTACAGGAGGTTTTGTAGAAATTACAGATACCGAAGGTAAGCCAAAAAAAATTCACTTAACCCGTATTCACATGGAGGAAGACACGGGTAAGAGTATGCACGACCAAGATATTTATGATACGCTTGTGGACTACAACCGCGCAGGGGTTCCATTGGTTGAAATAGTGTCTGAACCTGAGATAGCAAACGGAGACGAGGCTTATCAGTACTTAGCAGAAATACGCAGACTTGTGCGCTATTTGGATGTTTGTGATGGAAACATGGAGGAAGGCAGCATGCGTTGCGATGCCAACGTTTCAGTTATGCTCGCAGACAGCAATGAATACGGCACTAAAGTCGAGGTCAAGAACATGAACTCCATGACCAATGTTAAAAAAGCAATAGAATTTGAAATCCAACGTCAGATTGAGTGTTTAGAATCCGGTCAGACTATTGTTTCCGAAACACGTTCTTTTAATGCTGCAAAGTCTAACACTGTGTCCATGCGTTCAAAAGAAAGTGCTCAAGACTATCGGTATTTCCCCGAGCCGGACTTACCTCCCTTTGTTGTAACAGATGAGTTTTTGAGTAAGATGAAATCGGCATTGCCTGAACTGCCAAAAATTTTATATCAAAGGCTACAAACAGATTTCAACCTACCGGCTTATGATGCCGGTGTTCTTACAGAAGACAAAGCTACGGCTGAGTATTACCTTGCATTAATTAAAGATTGTTCAAACTACAAAGCTGCCTCAAATTGGGTGTTAGGTCCAGTAAAATCTTGGATGAATGAAAACGCTAAATCAATAAAAGAGTTTCCAATAACAACTCACAAACTTGCGGCATTAATCGCTTTGGTTGACAACAATACAATCAGCCACACTGCTGCCTCAGGACCGGTTTTCACACAATTAGTCAAAGAGCCTAATGACAACCCATTAACCATTGCCGAAGGACTCAATCTGATTCAAACATCTGATACCGGACTGCTTGAAGGATTTATTGTTGAAACACTTTCTAAATATCCTGACAAAGTTTCTGAATACAAAGCCGGCAAAAAAGGATTATTGGGACTCTTCGTAGGTGAAGTGATGAAACTTTCTAAAGGTTCAGCAGACCCCAAAAAGGTCAATGAATTATTAACGAAAGCATTGAATTAA